Proteins found in one Brachyspira murdochii DSM 12563 genomic segment:
- the aroB gene encoding 3-dehydroquinate synthase — protein sequence MNKAEVKIKNDININYDILVQKGLIKETGKLVKNILRGKRALIVTDDIVDKLYTDTVKESLEKENIITSVCVLKNGEPNKNIESIIDIFSSLAKNELSRKDIIIALGGGVIGDMAGYAAASWMRGIDFVQIPTTLLACVDSSVGGKTGINIKEGKNLVGAFHSPKLVIIDSNTLLSLPKREFNEGMAEVIKHAFLFDEKLLELIEDHCYNNAELDMDYILKRNCELKAHIVEIDYKEQRERMFLNFGHTIGHSVENAAGYGVLLHGEAVAIGMIFAIEYGIKKSITKDKNILERAKNILKAFSLPIAIPDNIDLKEAIKLDKKRSDDKINFVFLESIGKPCVEKVSIDDILNE from the coding sequence ATGAATAAAGCAGAAGTAAAAATAAAAAATGATATAAATATTAACTATGATATTTTAGTTCAAAAGGGATTAATAAAAGAAACAGGCAAATTAGTAAAAAATATATTAAGAGGAAAAAGAGCTTTAATAGTTACAGATGATATAGTAGATAAACTTTATACTGACACTGTAAAAGAAAGTTTGGAAAAAGAAAATATTATAACTTCTGTATGCGTTCTTAAAAATGGAGAACCTAATAAAAATATAGAAAGTATAATTGATATTTTCTCTTCTCTTGCCAAAAACGAATTAAGCCGTAAAGATATAATAATAGCATTAGGCGGAGGAGTAATAGGGGATATGGCTGGATATGCTGCTGCTTCTTGGATGAGGGGTATTGATTTTGTGCAGATTCCTACTACATTGCTTGCATGTGTAGATTCTTCTGTTGGCGGTAAAACTGGTATTAATATAAAAGAAGGAAAAAACCTAGTAGGAGCTTTTCACAGCCCTAAACTCGTTATAATAGACAGCAATACTTTATTAAGCCTTCCTAAAAGGGAGTTCAATGAAGGAATGGCTGAAGTGATAAAGCATGCATTTTTATTTGATGAAAAACTTTTAGAGCTTATAGAGGATCACTGTTATAATAATGCTGAATTGGATATGGATTATATACTTAAAAGAAACTGTGAATTAAAGGCTCATATTGTAGAAATAGATTATAAAGAGCAGAGAGAGAGAATGTTTTTAAACTTCGGTCATACTATAGGACATAGTGTGGAAAATGCTGCAGGTTATGGTGTGCTGCTTCATGGAGAGGCTGTTGCTATAGGTATGATTTTTGCTATAGAGTACGGCATTAAAAAATCTATAACAAAAGATAAAAATATATTAGAAAGAGCTAAAAATATATTAAAAGCATTTTCTTTGCCTATAGCTATACCTGATAATATAGATTTGAAAGAGGCTATTAAACTTGACAAAAAAAGAAGTGATGATAAAATCAATTTTGTATTTTTAGAATCTATTGGAAAACCTTGTGTTGAAAAAGTAAGTATTGATGATATTCTAAATGAATAA
- a CDS encoding flavodoxin, with protein MSNKIGIIYWSGTGNTELMAQNVKKGVENAGGEADIFSVSSFNAANINNYSKIALGCPAMGAEVLEESEFQPFYDSIRGSLSGKKVALFGSYDWGDGEWMRNWQEDVSSAGASLVKDGLIANLTPDDNAVSECVSLGEALVKA; from the coding sequence ATGAGTAATAAAATAGGAATAATATATTGGAGCGGCACAGGTAATACTGAATTAATGGCTCAAAATGTAAAAAAAGGTGTGGAAAATGCTGGAGGAGAAGCTGATATTTTTAGTGTATCAAGTTTCAATGCGGCAAATATAAATAACTATTCAAAAATAGCATTAGGCTGTCCTGCTATGGGAGCAGAAGTTTTGGAAGAGTCTGAATTTCAGCCTTTTTATGATTCCATAAGAGGAAGTTTATCAGGAAAAAAAGTTGCTTTATTCGGTTCTTATGATTGGGGCGATGGCGAATGGATGAGAAATTGGCAGGAGGATGTAAGTTCGGCAGGTGCTTCTTTAGTTAAAGACGGACTTATCGCAAATCTCACTCCAGATGATAATGCTGTAAGTGAATGTGTGAGTTTAGGCGAGGCATTGGTGAAAGCATAA
- a CDS encoding DUF3793 family protein, with the protein MFDKLIIDHCAPTLSGIKIANIFTYEYKFKEELNKKISLYNNILNKRGINVAVIKYYNNKAVVYVYNKKALENYLSDDNIFKFLKNYGYRSKNIYESIGILKRRMQYSKTFPHEIGIFLGYPLIDINGFINNYGKNSLYTGYWKVYHNKKEALKTFDNYNRCRTFYINTFLRGKGILEIMDDYKLHSL; encoded by the coding sequence ATGTTTGATAAATTAATTATTGACCATTGTGCCCCCACTCTATCGGGTATAAAAATAGCTAATATATTTACTTATGAATATAAGTTTAAAGAAGAACTTAATAAAAAAATTTCTTTATACAACAATATTCTAAACAAAAGAGGTATAAATGTAGCTGTTATAAAATATTATAATAATAAGGCTGTAGTTTATGTTTATAACAAAAAAGCGTTAGAAAATTATTTATCAGATGATAATATTTTTAAGTTTTTGAAAAATTACGGATATAGGTCAAAAAATATATATGAAAGCATAGGAATTTTAAAAAGAAGAATGCAGTATTCTAAAACTTTTCCTCATGAAATAGGTATATTTTTAGGTTATCCGCTTATAGACATAAACGGCTTTATAAATAACTATGGAAAAAATAGTTTATATACAGGATATTGGAAAGTGTATCATAATAAAAAAGAAGCTCTAAAAACTTTTGATAATTATAATAGATGCAGAACTTTTTATATAAATACATTTTTAAGAGGAAAGGGCATTTTGGAGATAATGGACGATTACAAACTTCATTCTTTATAA
- a CDS encoding AEC family transporter has translation MYTIIELILPIFLLIAFGKILKHFNIISNEGIKTIKNLAVNLFLPFTFFNIIIHGTFNKDSIVLIISGFIIIFSAYLLGFLYKPLFTDDIKKYVPYTNTCIESGMFALAMLNMIIGKDNLFQIIQMDMVNNIFVFTVVTTGLTLISGNKQSAKQIIKSIFQSPIIISLILGIIGALFNFGEKIDNSNFASTYNRIISFLAEPLSPMILICIGAELEFEIDIFKKAIKLFFVRFATMAVLISLALFVMSKIITVNSILVKSMIIYFLSPSPFILLMYTNNEKINKFISGFLSLQIIMSLIFCIIISFI, from the coding sequence ATGTATACTATTATAGAACTAATACTTCCTATATTTCTTTTAATAGCATTCGGTAAAATATTAAAACATTTCAATATAATCAGTAATGAAGGAATAAAAACTATAAAAAATTTAGCAGTTAATTTATTTCTTCCATTCACTTTTTTTAATATCATTATCCATGGTACATTTAATAAGGATTCTATAGTATTAATAATATCTGGATTTATAATTATATTTTCTGCATATTTGTTAGGATTCTTGTATAAGCCATTATTTACAGATGATATAAAAAAATATGTTCCTTATACAAATACCTGTATTGAAAGCGGAATGTTTGCTTTAGCTATGCTCAATATGATTATAGGAAAAGATAATCTCTTTCAAATAATACAAATGGATATGGTAAATAATATATTTGTTTTTACAGTAGTTACAACAGGATTGACTTTAATATCTGGAAATAAACAAAGTGCCAAACAAATAATAAAATCTATATTCCAAAGCCCAATAATAATAAGCCTTATATTGGGTATAATAGGTGCTTTATTTAATTTTGGAGAAAAAATTGATAATTCAAATTTTGCATCTACATACAATAGAATAATATCTTTTTTAGCAGAGCCTTTATCCCCTATGATATTAATATGTATAGGTGCCGAACTTGAATTTGAAATAGATATATTCAAAAAAGCAATTAAATTATTCTTTGTAAGATTTGCTACTATGGCGGTATTAATATCATTGGCTTTATTTGTTATGTCAAAAATAATCACTGTAAATTCAATTCTTGTAAAGTCTATGATTATATATTTTCTATCTCCATCGCCTTTCATACTATTAATGTATACAAATAATGAAAAAATTAATAAATTCATATCTGGTTTTTTATCGCTTCAAATTATAATGTCATTGATATTCTGTATAATCATTAGTTTTATTTAA
- the htpG gene encoding molecular chaperone HtpG — translation MAEKQILNFEAETKQILNLMVHSIYTHKEIFLRELISNASDALDKARFESITNGDKYPDIDNLRIKIDTDEQNRTLTIQDNGIGMTREDVINNIGSIARSGTKAFLERIQKDKEASKESGIDLIGQFGVGFYSAFMVADNIVIETKHADSDKGVRWESNGDGSYSVEDIDKQDRGTKIILKLKGKDEKLEEEGFIDDDYCNKYTLERLIHKYSNYVHYPIVMDMPIPKKDEKEVQQYEEKTINSMISIWQKSKSDVKPEEYNEFYKEHFHDYADPFEVIHTKAEGTIEYTALLFIPSKAPFNFLHPDFERGLELYSRNVFIMSKCKDLLPEYLKFVRGLVDSPDFSLNISREILQHSTQLKRIASNVEKKVLDTLENMLKNDRKKYEKFFKEFGESIKIGIYSDFSKKDKLANLLLFESSSTAEGEYTTLAEYKSRMKEGQEFIYYAAAKDKSAIEKLPHMEGMKEKGYEVLYFTDRVDEFMVSMMREFDGTKLHSILQADNSENKDENKDSASKEVLNAIKDVLGADKVAEVRETNRLKESVVCLSNKEDSISFNMAKVLAETGNNMFGMKPERVLEINTSHDVFKAIEKEYNENKVSELFKEYSELLYDEACILEGLPLEDPKLFASRMSKLMLKL, via the coding sequence ATGGCAGAAAAACAAATACTAAATTTTGAAGCCGAAACTAAACAAATATTAAATTTAATGGTGCATTCTATATACACTCATAAAGAAATATTTTTAAGAGAGCTTATCTCAAATGCAAGCGATGCATTAGATAAAGCAAGATTTGAATCTATAACAAACGGCGATAAATACCCAGACATAGATAATTTAAGAATAAAAATAGATACAGATGAACAAAACAGAACTCTAACCATTCAGGATAACGGTATCGGTATGACTAGAGAAGATGTTATCAATAATATAGGTTCTATTGCAAGAAGCGGTACTAAAGCATTTTTGGAAAGAATACAGAAAGATAAAGAAGCATCAAAAGAAAGCGGTATTGATTTGATAGGGCAGTTCGGAGTTGGTTTTTACTCTGCTTTTATGGTTGCTGATAATATTGTAATAGAGACAAAGCATGCCGACAGTGATAAAGGCGTACGCTGGGAAAGTAACGGAGACGGTTCTTACTCTGTGGAAGATATTGATAAACAAGACAGAGGAACTAAAATTATATTAAAATTAAAAGGAAAAGATGAAAAATTAGAGGAAGAAGGTTTTATTGATGATGATTACTGCAATAAATATACATTAGAGCGTTTAATACATAAATATTCTAATTATGTTCATTATCCTATAGTTATGGACATGCCTATACCTAAAAAAGACGAAAAAGAAGTTCAGCAGTATGAAGAGAAAACTATTAACTCTATGATAAGTATATGGCAGAAATCAAAAAGCGATGTTAAGCCGGAAGAGTATAATGAGTTTTATAAAGAGCATTTTCATGATTATGCTGATCCTTTTGAGGTTATACATACTAAAGCTGAAGGTACTATAGAGTATACGGCACTTTTATTTATACCTTCAAAAGCTCCTTTCAATTTCCTTCACCCAGATTTTGAAAGAGGACTTGAACTTTATTCAAGAAATGTATTTATAATGAGTAAATGTAAGGACTTACTTCCAGAGTATTTAAAATTTGTAAGAGGATTAGTTGATTCTCCAGATTTCTCACTTAATATTTCAAGAGAGATTTTGCAGCACAGCACTCAATTAAAAAGAATAGCTTCTAATGTTGAAAAGAAAGTTCTTGATACTTTGGAAAATATGCTTAAAAATGACAGAAAAAAATATGAGAAATTCTTTAAAGAGTTTGGTGAATCTATCAAAATAGGAATATATTCTGATTTCAGTAAAAAAGATAAACTTGCAAATCTATTGTTATTTGAATCTTCTAGTACAGCAGAAGGAGAATATACAACATTAGCAGAATATAAATCAAGAATGAAAGAAGGTCAGGAGTTTATATATTATGCTGCTGCCAAAGATAAATCAGCTATAGAAAAACTTCCTCATATGGAAGGAATGAAAGAGAAAGGCTATGAAGTATTATATTTTACTGACAGAGTAGATGAGTTTATGGTTAGTATGATGAGAGAGTTTGACGGTACTAAACTTCACTCTATACTTCAAGCTGATAATTCTGAAAATAAAGATGAAAACAAAGACAGTGCAAGCAAAGAAGTTCTTAATGCTATAAAAGATGTATTAGGTGCTGATAAAGTTGCTGAAGTAAGAGAGACTAACAGACTTAAAGAGAGTGTTGTTTGTCTGTCAAATAAAGAGGATTCTATCAGCTTTAATATGGCTAAAGTTTTGGCTGAAACTGGAAATAATATGTTTGGTATGAAGCCGGAAAGAGTATTAGAAATTAATACTTCTCATGATGTTTTCAAGGCTATAGAAAAAGAATACAATGAAAATAAAGTTTCAGAGCTTTTCAAAGAGTACAGCGAGCTTTTATATGATGAGGCATGTATACTTGAAGGACTTCCTCTTGAAGACCCAAAATTATTTGCAAGCAGAATGAGCAAATTAATGCTTAAGTTATAA
- a CDS encoding PepSY-like domain-containing protein, which yields MNKKIILLFFIAAAAVYADEIYIAPNQLPNNILQFVKSYFPNNSIIYAEMDRKTYEIALDNGVEIEFFRNGDLKEIEGNYTALPLNILPQYVANTVLKTYPNNVVTKIKRKWNLYEIKLNNMMKLYIDSNNGQLLGQKFDD from the coding sequence ATGAATAAAAAAATAATACTGTTATTTTTTATAGCGGCGGCGGCAGTATACGCTGATGAAATATATATTGCACCAAATCAACTGCCGAATAATATACTTCAGTTTGTAAAAAGTTATTTTCCAAACAATTCCATTATTTATGCTGAAATGGACAGAAAAACTTATGAAATAGCTTTGGATAACGGAGTAGAAATAGAGTTTTTTAGAAATGGGGATTTAAAAGAAATAGAAGGAAATTACACTGCATTACCTTTAAATATACTCCCGCAGTATGTAGCAAATACTGTATTAAAAACATATCCAAATAATGTGGTAACAAAAATAAAAAGAAAATGGAATCTTTATGAAATAAAGCTTAATAATATGATGAAACTTTATATAGATTCAAATAATGGACAGCTTCTAGGTCAGAAATTTGATGATTAA
- a CDS encoding sigma-70 family RNA polymerase sigma factor, with translation MLKKDVNQEYKGPVSVYLKQIGEIRRLSKEEELDLWQRLEVCRDKKALLLEKEDEESKKELESLEKEIDSIQHKLVKSNLRLVISIAKRYYNSGVPFIDIIDEGNIGLIEAVKRFEYKKGFKFSTYGVWWIKQSIVKEISSKRHIIRFPMHIARLIKKSIQTSKVLTQKLGREPTTDEIAKEMKIDRKTLSYIMIFTQDTASVDSFFKNSDNNDMTSIIEDKNFPSPHQKAFMDSLRDTLTEALKCLDEKERTVIISRFGLYGKEAKTLEDTGKELNITRERVRQIQIKAIKKLAGLNLSKELKSFLWD, from the coding sequence TTGTTAAAAAAAGATGTTAATCAAGAGTATAAAGGACCTGTGAGCGTATATTTAAAGCAAATAGGTGAAATAAGAAGACTCTCTAAGGAAGAAGAATTGGATTTATGGCAGCGTCTTGAAGTCTGCCGAGATAAAAAGGCTTTGCTTTTAGAAAAAGAAGATGAAGAATCAAAAAAAGAGCTTGAATCTTTAGAAAAAGAAATTGATTCTATACAGCATAAACTTGTCAAATCAAATTTAAGATTGGTAATAAGCATAGCCAAAAGATACTATAACAGCGGAGTACCTTTTATAGATATTATAGATGAAGGCAATATTGGTCTTATAGAGGCAGTAAAAAGATTTGAATATAAAAAAGGGTTTAAATTTTCTACTTACGGTGTTTGGTGGATAAAACAGAGCATAGTAAAAGAAATATCAAGCAAAAGGCATATTATACGATTTCCTATGCATATAGCTAGATTAATAAAAAAAAGCATACAAACTTCAAAAGTTTTAACTCAAAAGCTAGGACGTGAGCCTACTACTGATGAAATAGCCAAAGAGATGAAGATAGACAGAAAAACTCTTTCTTATATAATGATATTCACTCAGGATACAGCAAGTGTCGATTCATTTTTTAAAAACTCTGATAATAATGATATGACTTCTATAATAGAAGATAAAAACTTCCCTTCTCCTCATCAAAAGGCATTTATGGACAGTCTCAGAGATACATTGACTGAAGCTTTAAAATGTTTAGATGAAAAAGAGAGAACAGTTATTATTTCAAGATTTGGTTTGTATGGAAAGGAAGCAAAAACTCTTGAAGATACGGGTAAAGAATTGAATATCACCCGTGAGAGAGTAAGGCAGATTCAGATAAAAGCTATTAAGAAACTTGCGGGGCTTAATTTATCCAAAGAATTAAAAAGTTTCTTGTGGGATTAA
- the dapF gene encoding diaminopimelate epimerase: MILNFTKMHGIGNDYIYVDCFKEKFTVEDAMKYSPILSHRHYSIGADGIILIMPSDKADVQMRMFNYDGSESEMCGNGIRCVAKYAYDKGISKNNPMKIETLRGILDAKLFIKDNEADSVEINMDSPILEGLKIPTTIDKNVIIDEPITFNGKTYYFTCVSMGNPHTVIFVDDVSNMDIADIGNYIENNTIFPNRTNVEFVEVINRGEVKQRTWERGSGETLACGTGASAVCVAGFISKRTDNIILNHLLGGDLILRYENNSVFMRGEARYSFEGSVKL, translated from the coding sequence ATGATATTGAATTTTACAAAAATGCATGGCATAGGAAATGATTATATTTATGTAGATTGTTTCAAAGAAAAGTTTACAGTAGAAGATGCTATGAAATATTCCCCTATATTGAGCCATAGACATTATTCTATAGGAGCAGACGGGATTATACTTATAATGCCTTCTGATAAAGCAGATGTTCAAATGAGAATGTTTAATTATGACGGCTCTGAAAGTGAGATGTGCGGTAATGGTATAAGGTGTGTGGCAAAATATGCTTATGATAAAGGAATAAGTAAAAATAACCCTATGAAAATAGAGACTTTGAGAGGTATATTAGACGCAAAACTTTTTATAAAAGATAATGAAGCTGATAGCGTTGAAATAAATATGGACTCTCCTATACTTGAGGGCTTAAAAATACCTACTACTATAGATAAAAATGTGATAATAGATGAGCCTATAACTTTTAATGGTAAAACATATTATTTTACCTGTGTTTCTATGGGAAATCCTCATACAGTTATATTTGTAGATGATGTTTCTAATATGGATATTGCTGATATAGGAAACTATATTGAAAACAACACTATATTTCCAAACAGAACTAATGTAGAGTTTGTAGAAGTAATAAATAGGGGTGAGGTTAAGCAAAGAACTTGGGAGAGAGGAAGCGGCGAAACTTTAGCCTGCGGTACTGGGGCATCAGCTGTATGTGTTGCCGGATTTATAAGTAAAAGAACAGATAATATTATACTTAATCATCTTTTGGGGGGCGATTTAATATTAAGATATGAAAATAACAGCGTATTTATGAGAGGAGAGGCTAGATACTCTTTTGAAGGCTCTGTTAAATTGTAA
- a CDS encoding lytic transglycosylase domain-containing protein, producing MKRTVIILVLFLCNLNLETHNFNINDYSFPSNDWVTLIKDVSNHYNQDFWFIKDVFDVCVNYNVDPLLMVALIKVESSFIPTALSKKNAYGYCQITPIANEDVDPSLNRYNARDNIILGVRFIDKLLDRFDGDIIKSLRYYNAGNNYDEYGESYAESIRYEYTNMVSLYVKDESSYGNIYRKEVFE from the coding sequence ATGAAAAGAACGGTTATAATATTGGTTTTATTTCTTTGTAATTTAAATCTTGAAACGCATAATTTTAATATAAATGATTATTCTTTTCCTTCTAATGATTGGGTTACTTTAATAAAAGATGTTTCAAATCATTATAATCAGGACTTTTGGTTTATAAAAGATGTGTTTGATGTTTGCGTTAACTATAATGTAGACCCTCTTTTAATGGTTGCTTTAATAAAAGTTGAAAGCAGCTTTATTCCTACAGCTTTATCCAAAAAAAATGCATACGGATATTGTCAGATAACACCCATTGCTAATGAAGATGTAGATCCTTCACTAAACAGATATAATGCAAGAGATAATATTATACTTGGTGTAAGATTTATAGATAAACTATTAGATAGATTTGATGGTGATATAATAAAGTCTTTAAGATATTATAATGCCGGAAATAATTACGATGAATACGGAGAATCTTATGCAGAAAGTATAAGATATGAATATACAAATATGGTTAGCCTTTATGTTAAAGATGAAAGTTCATACGGAAATATATACAGAAAAGAGGTCTTTGAATAA
- the flgG gene encoding flagellar basal-body rod protein FlgG has protein sequence MVRSLWTAASGMNGMQFKTDTIANNLANVNTIGYKKVRADFEDLIYQNLKIQGTPATEDTVRPVGLQTGLGVKSASTQKMFDQGSLQATGNKLDLALEGEGFFQVLMPDGSVSYTRDGSFKIDANGQMVTSNGYRLVPEIVFPENFLVEQISISREGVVSVKIGDENDPVEIGQITLHRFINQPGLLSIGDNLYKETIASGPAFEGEPGANGFPRIHQGFVEMSNVKVVDEMVDMIVAQRAYEMNSKAVQTSDNLLATVVNLKR, from the coding sequence ATGGTACGTTCTTTATGGACAGCAGCAAGCGGTATGAATGGTATGCAGTTTAAAACTGACACTATCGCAAATAACCTTGCCAATGTTAACACTATAGGATATAAAAAAGTAAGAGCTGATTTTGAAGATTTAATATATCAAAACTTAAAAATACAAGGCACACCAGCTACAGAAGATACAGTAAGACCTGTAGGACTTCAAACAGGACTAGGTGTAAAAAGTGCTTCTACACAAAAAATGTTTGATCAAGGTTCTTTACAGGCAACAGGAAATAAACTTGACTTGGCATTGGAAGGAGAAGGTTTCTTTCAAGTATTAATGCCGGACGGAAGCGTTTCATATACTAGAGACGGATCTTTCAAAATTGATGCTAACGGTCAAATGGTTACTTCAAATGGATACAGACTAGTACCAGAAATAGTATTTCCAGAAAACTTTTTGGTAGAGCAAATATCTATATCAAGAGAAGGTGTTGTATCTGTAAAAATAGGTGATGAAAATGATCCTGTAGAAATAGGTCAAATTACACTTCATAGATTTATCAATCAGCCCGGACTTCTTTCTATAGGCGATAACTTATATAAAGAAACTATAGCAAGCGGTCCTGCTTTTGAAGGTGAACCTGGTGCTAACGGATTTCCTAGAATACATCAGGGATTCGTTGAAATGTCAAACGTTAAAGTAGTTGATGAAATGGTTGATATGATTGTGGCACAAAGAGCGTATGAAATGAACTCTAAAGCAGTACAAACTAGCGATAACTTGCTTGCAACAGTTGTAAACTTAAAAAGATAA
- a CDS encoding AAA family ATPase, translating to MSYSKLIIKNFGKIKEAEIELSNFILFIGDNNSGKSYLMTLIYGLMEYSKAIADIMFQDKDFIYSLEEYKKIKIIVDKYVKINEKIENDNVVTDSLLINKDADKKLSLLKKDEINLFNELLNKLLNKYKIEILKFIFNDNDNVINLESIYFDNSNYLFNIFITKKSLFIRKLNSFSILKIGNDDSIDYIFIMRNIFSNILENNSSSFELKFLPTSRTGFLLTYKELSKISNMHQFSIGDKKEKTLFQKPIIDFINSLIDLSYNFEESEDFKDIIEILENNILKGKININKETNAMYYQPNNKDLKVPMHLCSAVITEVAPLYLFLKYYNIFGDLFIEEPELSLHLKLQKQLARILINLVNKKRNIIISTHSDTILEHINNMAVLNSMKDDNKKNQILKEYSYTEDDTIDIDKIRIYQFDTDDNDITAIKELKGDRETGFYIETFHKYINNASLEYDAINED from the coding sequence ATGTCATATTCCAAGCTAATAATTAAAAATTTCGGTAAGATTAAAGAGGCAGAAATAGAGCTTTCTAATTTTATATTGTTTATAGGTGATAATAATAGCGGAAAAAGCTATTTGATGACATTGATATACGGTTTGATGGAATACAGTAAAGCTATTGCTGATATTATGTTTCAAGATAAGGATTTTATTTACAGCTTGGAAGAATATAAAAAAATTAAAATTATTGTTGATAAATATGTAAAAATAAATGAGAAAATAGAAAATGATAATGTAGTTACTGATAGTCTTTTAATAAATAAAGATGCTGATAAAAAATTGTCTCTTTTAAAAAAGGATGAAATTAATTTATTTAATGAATTATTAAACAAATTATTAAATAAATACAAAATAGAAATTTTGAAATTTATTTTTAATGATAATGATAATGTAATAAATTTAGAAAGTATATATTTTGATAATTCAAATTATTTATTTAATATTTTTATTACTAAAAAATCTCTATTTATTCGTAAATTAAATTCTTTTTCTATATTAAAAATAGGAAATGATGATAGTATCGACTATATTTTTATAATGAGAAATATATTTTCTAATATATTAGAAAATAATTCTTCTTCTTTTGAATTAAAATTTTTACCAACATCAAGAACAGGTTTTTTATTAACATATAAAGAATTATCAAAAATATCAAATATGCATCAATTTAGTATTGGAGATAAAAAAGAAAAAACTTTATTTCAGAAACCTATTATAGATTTTATTAATAGTTTAATAGATTTGTCTTATAATTTTGAAGAAAGTGAAGACTTTAAAGATATAATAGAAATACTTGAAAATAATATACTAAAAGGTAAAATTAATATTAATAAAGAAACAAATGCTATGTATTATCAGCCGAATAATAAAGATTTAAAAGTACCTATGCATTTATGCTCTGCTGTTATTACAGAAGTTGCTCCATTATATTTATTTTTGAAATATTACAATATATTTGGGGATTTATTTATTGAGGAGCCAGAATTATCATTGCATTTAAAATTGCAGAAACAATTAGCCCGTATATTAATAAACTTAGTTAATAAAAAAAGAAATATTATAATATCTACTCACAGCGACACAATATTGGAACATATAAATAATATGGCAGTTCTTAACAGTATGAAAGATGATAATAAAAAAAATCAAATATTAAAAGAGTATTCATATACAGAAGATGACACTATAGATATAGATAAAATTAGGATATATCAATTTGATACTGATGATAATGATATTACAGCCATAAAGGAATTGAAAGGCGACAGAGAAACAGGATTTTATATAGAAACATTTCATAAATATATAAATAATGCCTCTTTAGAATATGATGCAATAAATGAAGATTAA
- a CDS encoding amino acid ABC transporter permease: MDYVISTTLYLLKGTYITLCLYFVTAIFSLPLSMLFAALQFSAPKFIRYIFDIYAWIFRGTPLILQLIFFYYGLPLMTNNMIAFPAFTSAAVTFILNYSAYLMEIFRAGIESIEKGQYEAGFALNLSYRQIMTRIILPQAVRRVLPPLSNEAINLIKDTALVIVLGIGDLMLHARQILTRDYKLLPFFIAAIIYLLFTSILVLVFRQLEKKYVIRN, from the coding sequence ATGGATTATGTAATATCTACTACTTTGTACCTATTAAAAGGAACATACATCACCTTATGTCTTTACTTTGTAACGGCAATATTTTCTCTTCCATTATCTATGCTTTTTGCAGCATTGCAGTTTAGTGCTCCAAAGTTTATAAGGTATATTTTTGATATATATGCTTGGATATTTAGAGGAACTCCTTTAATACTTCAGCTTATATTCTTTTATTATGGGCTTCCTCTTATGACCAATAATATGATAGCTTTTCCGGCTTTTACATCCGCTGCTGTAACTTTTATACTTAATTATTCTGCCTATCTTATGGAGATATTCAGAGCTGGTATTGAAAGTATAGAGAAAGGTCAGTATGAGGCTGGTTTTGCTCTTAATTTAAGCTATAGACAGATTATGACTAGAATAATACTTCCTCAGGCTGTGAGAAGAGTACTTCCTCCGCTTTCTAATGAGGCTATTAACTTAATAAAAGATACTGCTTTGGTCATAGTGTTGGGTATAGGCGATTTAATGCTTCATGCCAGACAAATACTTACTAGAGATTATAAATTACTTCCGTTTTTTATAGCAGCTATTATATACTTGCTTTTTACTTCTATTTTGGTTCTTGTATTCAGACAATTGGAGAAGAAATATGTCATTAGAAACTAA